The stretch of DNA CCTTGAAAAAGGAGACATTGAAAATGTAATTAAGCTGTTTAATCAAAAAGGAATTGTTGACTCTCCTCTTTATGGAATTAAAAAAGCAAATGAGTTTTATCACGAATTGAGTAGTGACACAGCAAATTCCAAACTTCACCTATTAGGAATTTTTGAAGAAAATGACTCAAATAGTTTAGCTTTATATTTTACATATAAATGGACTTTAAAGAATAATGAAAAAGTAGAATTTGATGTTGTTGATATTATAGAGTTTGACTTACATAATAAAATCAGCAAGCTAAAGATTATATACGACACAGTTATTGCCCGAAAATTAGTTGGACAATTAGGAAGTTAAAGTAGACGTATAATACTGTGTCCTGTGAAAAATACTAGTCTGGTTCTTCAAAGTTAATACTCACTTTTCATATACCAG from Flavivirga spongiicola encodes:
- a CDS encoding nuclear transport factor 2 family protein: MTKKEIANKYINYLEKGDIENVIKLFNQKGIVDSPLYGIKKANEFYHELSSDTANSKLHLLGIFEENDSNSLALYFTYKWTLKNNEKVEFDVVDIIEFDLHNKISKLKIIYDTVIARKLVGQLGS